A stretch of Desulfurivibrio alkaliphilus AHT 2 DNA encodes these proteins:
- a CDS encoding molybdopterin oxidoreductase family protein, whose translation MQISRRNFLRASAITAAATAAGVKLDPSLAVAANSVKTFPVGQCRYCAVGCTIVADAQVDAAGKAKKIIAIKGDMQSTVNRGVLCTKGFYLHRAMDYQGRPKGALVRKEWINPATGKPDLANSPRVRDGVTTKDPRGITPSDVDLKENFALVPWEDAIEFVADAVEKTVRENGKHSVAYYGSGQLGSEETHIMNKAFKGGGMLANNAIEGQPRTCMASAVVGYLYTFGKDEPYGSYDDLDVPDPDFNKHADTFFLIGSNTAEAHPIPFNRIAAVKQKNPDQVKVILADPRKTRSGTIADLWLPFATGRDLALLNSMAYVIAREMDNAEYDVEKGTVSADWNYLDRKFIERHANFGIHEDVKKTWIKTEYGGIRGTAHDMSHTMGLKRAVYPDLKKKYGSEREIMADLYKGFAMFLEFLSDYNPDQIADIIFEGESPLLYDRDTRTWKKISGPEAIRLAAEWFAKGYTTSVWCMGVNQKVQGTWTNASLHMLNLITGKAVKPGRHSFSFTGQPNACGGIRAPGALCHALPYGRVVANPIHRGQVENLWKERAAAYLKKQGVSESEIKAETDRIQIHPIPGPHTQEMFRRLASGQIKVQFVACVNPGQSLAYSWPYRKAMGAAAKGSSWPITVTLESFPTATTTISDVVLGASSWYEKEFIFGNLERRYQVIKQVVEPAGDTVPDHTIFACLVRRLEEKGLVPKGHVSQFWPEEYDGADWLKKTISAAKTPEWNRQFSSNIWEEMQALSGGTGYNFTGMNRDVLLDRNHGYRIPFPADVHTDPAMKARYDKYESRIQYAYPYDPLVERITNAYLGNQKAINPAYGRWLEKNINAMKADREYQRANNVPEGWFASFYNSNAFIHGFLDHPDGHRVPGFDGRAIIWANPWWACKFDGKKFAKYQTVDVVERKFNAAKVDESSVAPFDVTSRYTVKVVGDPDREVTALKSIVFSPADIQNHKEEFIKDDGSRLVMYDTTGYVYGACTGRVVEHWHTGSMTTRVAELSRAVPKAYVELNAELATKLNIREGDPVIVESRRGKVELPAKVLDVTRATGGPRHDYVFIPWFDEFKLVNMIMNEHFDPLSFQMDYKMFSVKLSKGTIREQTQAVPGPIIA comes from the coding sequence ATGCAGATCAGCAGAAGAAATTTTCTCAGGGCCAGCGCCATTACCGCCGCCGCCACCGCCGCCGGGGTCAAGCTCGACCCCAGCCTGGCCGTGGCCGCCAACTCGGTTAAAACCTTTCCTGTCGGCCAGTGCCGCTACTGCGCCGTGGGTTGCACCATTGTTGCCGACGCCCAGGTGGACGCCGCCGGCAAGGCCAAAAAAATTATCGCCATCAAGGGCGACATGCAAAGTACAGTCAACCGCGGGGTGCTCTGCACCAAAGGCTTTTACCTGCACCGCGCCATGGACTACCAGGGCCGCCCCAAAGGGGCGCTGGTCCGCAAAGAGTGGATCAACCCGGCCACCGGCAAGCCGGACCTGGCCAACTCGCCGCGGGTCCGCGACGGGGTTACCACCAAAGACCCCCGGGGGATTACCCCTTCCGACGTGGACCTGAAAGAAAACTTCGCCCTGGTGCCTTGGGAAGACGCCATCGAGTTTGTCGCCGACGCGGTGGAAAAGACGGTGCGGGAAAACGGCAAGCACAGCGTGGCCTACTACGGCAGTGGCCAGTTGGGCTCGGAAGAGACCCACATCATGAACAAGGCCTTCAAGGGCGGCGGCATGCTGGCCAACAACGCCATCGAGGGTCAGCCCCGGACCTGCATGGCCTCGGCGGTGGTGGGCTACCTTTACACCTTCGGCAAGGACGAGCCCTACGGCTCCTACGACGACCTGGATGTGCCGGACCCCGATTTCAACAAGCACGCCGACACTTTTTTCCTGATTGGCAGCAACACCGCCGAAGCCCACCCTATCCCCTTTAACCGGATCGCGGCGGTAAAGCAGAAAAACCCGGACCAGGTCAAGGTGATCCTGGCCGATCCGCGCAAGACCCGTTCCGGCACCATCGCCGATCTATGGCTGCCCTTTGCCACCGGCCGCGACCTGGCCCTGCTCAACTCCATGGCCTACGTCATCGCCCGCGAGATGGACAACGCCGAGTATGACGTGGAAAAGGGCACGGTGAGCGCCGACTGGAACTACCTTGATCGCAAGTTCATCGAGCGGCACGCCAACTTCGGTATCCATGAAGACGTCAAAAAGACCTGGATCAAGACCGAGTACGGCGGCATCCGCGGCACCGCCCACGACATGAGCCACACCATGGGGCTGAAGCGGGCGGTCTACCCGGACCTGAAGAAGAAATACGGCTCCGAGCGGGAGATCATGGCCGACCTCTACAAGGGTTTTGCCATGTTCCTGGAGTTTCTCTCCGATTACAACCCGGACCAGATCGCCGATATTATCTTCGAGGGTGAATCACCCCTGCTCTATGATCGCGACACCCGCACCTGGAAGAAGATCAGCGGCCCCGAAGCCATTCGGCTGGCCGCCGAGTGGTTTGCCAAGGGTTACACCACCTCGGTCTGGTGCATGGGGGTCAACCAGAAGGTACAGGGCACCTGGACCAACGCCTCGCTGCACATGCTCAACCTGATCACCGGCAAGGCGGTCAAGCCCGGCCGCCACTCCTTCAGCTTCACCGGCCAACCCAACGCCTGCGGCGGCATCCGGGCGCCCGGCGCCCTGTGTCATGCCCTGCCCTATGGCCGGGTGGTGGCCAACCCCATCCACCGGGGCCAGGTGGAAAACCTGTGGAAAGAACGGGCCGCGGCCTACCTCAAGAAACAGGGGGTCTCCGAGTCGGAGATCAAGGCGGAAACCGACAGGATCCAGATTCACCCCATACCCGGGCCGCATACCCAGGAGATGTTCCGCCGCCTGGCCTCCGGCCAGATCAAGGTCCAGTTCGTGGCCTGTGTCAACCCCGGTCAGTCCTTGGCCTATTCCTGGCCTTATCGCAAGGCCATGGGGGCGGCGGCAAAGGGCTCTTCCTGGCCCATAACCGTTACCCTGGAATCCTTCCCAACCGCCACCACCACCATTTCCGACGTGGTGCTGGGGGCCTCAAGCTGGTATGAAAAAGAGTTCATCTTCGGCAACCTGGAGCGTCGCTACCAGGTGATCAAACAGGTGGTCGAACCCGCCGGCGACACAGTGCCCGACCACACCATCTTCGCCTGTCTGGTGCGGCGGCTGGAGGAGAAGGGGCTGGTGCCCAAGGGTCACGTATCCCAGTTCTGGCCGGAAGAGTACGACGGGGCGGACTGGCTCAAAAAGACCATCAGCGCCGCCAAAACCCCCGAGTGGAACCGGCAGTTCTCCAGCAACATCTGGGAGGAAATGCAGGCCCTGTCCGGCGGCACCGGCTACAACTTCACCGGTATGAACCGCGACGTACTGCTGGATCGCAACCACGGCTACCGGATCCCCTTCCCCGCCGACGTCCATACCGACCCGGCGATGAAGGCCCGTTACGACAAGTATGAATCACGGATCCAGTATGCCTACCCCTACGATCCCCTGGTGGAACGGATTACCAATGCCTACCTGGGCAACCAGAAGGCCATCAACCCGGCTTACGGCCGCTGGTTGGAGAAAAACATCAACGCCATGAAGGCGGACCGGGAGTACCAGCGGGCCAACAACGTACCGGAAGGTTGGTTTGCCAGCTTCTATAACTCCAACGCCTTCATTCACGGCTTCCTCGACCATCCCGACGGCCACCGGGTGCCTGGTTTCGACGGGCGGGCGATCATCTGGGCCAACCCCTGGTGGGCCTGCAAGTTCGATGGCAAGAAGTTCGCCAAATACCAGACCGTGGACGTGGTGGAGCGCAAGTTCAACGCCGCCAAGGTCGATGAGTCCAGCGTGGCCCCCTTCGATGTCACCAGCCGTTACACCGTCAAGGTGGTGGGTGACCCCGACCGTGAGGTCACGGCGCTCAAGAGTATTGTCTTCAGCCCGGCCGATATCCAGAACCACAAGGAAGAGTTCATCAAGGACGACGGCTCGCGGCTGGTGATGTACGACACCACCGGTTACGTTTACGGTGCCTGTACCGGCCGGGTGGTGGAACACTGGCATACCGGCAGCATGACCACCCGGGTGGCGGAGCTTTCCCGGGCGGTGCCCAAGGCTTACGTGGAACTCAACGCCGAGCTGGCGACCAAGCTCAACATCCGCGAGGGCGACCCGGTGATCGTCGAATCCCGCCGGGGCAAAGTGGAGTTGCCGGCCAAGGTGCTGGATGTCACACGGGCCACCGGCGGGCCGCGCCACGATTACGTATTTATCCCCTGGTTCGACGAGTTCAAGCTGGTCAACATGATCATGAACGAGCATTTTGACCCGCTGAGCTTCCAGATGGATTACAAGATGTTCTCGGTTAAACTGAGCAAGGGTACCATCCGGGAGCAGACGCAAGCCGTGCCCGGCCCCATTATCGCTTAG
- a CDS encoding chaperone NapD — protein MLVASGYVEVNEESELEQVKATLEADNIEVTEAQGVKIVFLIERDRAGEVKAALDGLKDIPGVRTVYLAYYSLECSDQEKDELLA, from the coding sequence ATGCTGGTAGCCAGCGGCTATGTGGAAGTAAACGAAGAGAGTGAGCTGGAACAGGTAAAGGCCACCCTGGAGGCGGATAATATTGAGGTAACCGAGGCCCAGGGGGTAAAAATCGTCTTCCTGATCGAGCGGGACCGGGCCGGAGAGGTCAAAGCGGCCCTGGACGGCCTGAAGGACATCCCCGGGGTGCGTACCGTTTACCTGGCCTACTACAGCCTGGAATGCAGCGACCAGGAGAAGGATGAACTGCTGGCCTAG
- a CDS encoding 4Fe-4S binding protein gives MNTAKDNAPKTPGRGIPWTLLRRTVMLAILALFMLQYFEIKLLVGSLSGSTLLGSIKLLDVFAFFEISAAAKGISLTLITAVLPVALLYLVLGRAFCGWVCPMDLLFSLVDKLRPGDQQGPARLPLPPRVGYWLAGGLLLLALLFSLPLFTNYLSHLTNFFRTIAGLVFLAGDLPVEPAMIAWSLLTLLALLVLHYFYPRLWCRVLCPVGKTYGLFNRLSLLKLRFNQGDCEGCELCEHKCYMGVKIVRNLDRGQLRDPNCIYCGRCIEGCRRKGKLIRMSLK, from the coding sequence GTGAATACCGCTAAAGATAACGCCCCCAAAACCCCCGGCCGGGGAATCCCCTGGACTCTGCTGCGGCGCACGGTGATGCTGGCCATCCTGGCCCTGTTCATGCTCCAGTACTTCGAGATCAAGCTGCTGGTGGGCAGCCTTTCCGGCTCCACCCTGCTGGGAAGCATCAAGCTGCTGGATGTCTTTGCCTTTTTCGAGATCTCGGCGGCGGCCAAAGGGATCAGCCTGACCCTGATCACCGCCGTGCTGCCGGTGGCCCTGCTTTACCTGGTGCTGGGCCGGGCCTTCTGCGGCTGGGTCTGCCCCATGGACCTGCTTTTTTCCCTGGTGGACAAGTTGCGCCCCGGCGACCAGCAGGGGCCGGCCAGGCTCCCCCTGCCGCCCAGAGTCGGCTACTGGCTGGCCGGCGGCCTGCTGCTGCTGGCTTTGCTCTTCAGCCTGCCGCTATTCACCAATTACCTGTCGCACCTGACCAATTTTTTCCGGACCATCGCCGGCCTGGTCTTTCTGGCCGGCGACCTGCCGGTGGAGCCGGCGATGATCGCCTGGTCGCTGCTGACCCTGCTGGCCCTGCTGGTGCTGCACTATTTCTACCCCCGGCTCTGGTGCCGGGTACTCTGCCCGGTGGGCAAGACCTACGGCCTGTTCAACCGGCTCAGCCTGCTCAAACTGCGCTTCAACCAAGGCGATTGCGAAGGCTGCGAGTTATGCGAGCACAAATGCTACATGGGGGTTAAAATTGTCCGCAACCTGGACCGGGGCCAACTGCGCGATCCCAACTGCATCTACTGCGGCCGCTGCATCGAGGGTTGCCGCCGGAAGGGCAAACTGATCAGGATGAGTTTAAAATAA
- the mtaB gene encoding tRNA (N(6)-L-threonylcarbamoyladenosine(37)-C(2))-methylthiotransferase MtaB, whose protein sequence is MEPETVISITMVTSGVKGKKRVAVTTLGCKVNQYETAAFLSELADCKEVEIVPFGEAAEVYVINTCAVTAKAGAQSRQLIRRAAKRGGSRLVVTGCYAQVAPQEVLELTARPLCIVGNSHKNLVTEAVLAASPCDLEMYLADMAGCREVAPLVVRRGGSRTRAVLKVQDGCSQRCSYCIVPISRGPSRSVTPERVLDQAEIYAGQGYREVVLTGIHLGHYGLDLQPTLPLVGLLEKLLARRLPLRYRLSSLEPREVSPELLELVAAEAALQPHLHIPLQSGDDRILAAMNRPYRRQDFAAVVNRCAQVLPAAAIGVDVLAGFPGEDDAAFANTLALLKELPVSYLHVFPYSPRPGTPAAKLPDQVPEKVKQRRAARLRNLDRQKREAFYRRHLDTVRPVLVEGGDQDAAKALRGFTDNYIPVQLPDGAARGNQVIRVRLSGLAEEAVQAVPVVGDDGGGDEHNGKGAGGS, encoded by the coding sequence ATGGAGCCGGAAACGGTTATTTCCATCACCATGGTTACATCTGGGGTTAAGGGTAAAAAAAGGGTGGCGGTGACGACCTTGGGGTGCAAGGTCAACCAGTATGAGACCGCCGCTTTTCTGTCTGAGCTGGCTGATTGCAAAGAGGTGGAGATCGTTCCTTTTGGCGAGGCCGCCGAGGTTTATGTGATCAATACCTGCGCGGTGACGGCCAAGGCCGGCGCCCAGTCCCGCCAGTTGATCCGCCGGGCCGCCAAAAGAGGCGGCAGCCGCCTGGTGGTCACCGGCTGCTACGCCCAGGTGGCCCCCCAGGAGGTGCTGGAACTCACCGCCCGTCCTTTATGTATTGTCGGCAATAGCCATAAAAATCTGGTCACCGAAGCGGTGCTGGCCGCCTCTCCCTGCGACCTGGAGATGTACCTGGCCGACATGGCCGGTTGCCGGGAGGTGGCGCCCCTGGTGGTCCGTCGGGGGGGGTCACGTACCCGGGCGGTGTTGAAGGTGCAGGATGGCTGCAGCCAGCGCTGTTCATACTGCATCGTGCCCATCAGCCGAGGGCCCAGCCGCAGCGTAACCCCGGAGCGGGTGCTGGACCAGGCGGAGATATACGCCGGGCAGGGTTACCGGGAGGTGGTGCTCACCGGGATTCATCTGGGCCACTACGGTCTGGATTTGCAGCCGACCCTGCCGCTGGTGGGGCTGTTGGAAAAGCTGCTGGCCCGGCGGTTGCCGCTGCGCTACCGCTTAAGCTCGCTGGAACCCCGGGAGGTAAGCCCTGAATTGCTGGAGTTGGTGGCCGCCGAGGCCGCCTTGCAACCACATCTGCATATTCCCCTGCAAAGTGGTGATGACCGGATTCTGGCGGCCATGAACCGTCCCTACCGGCGGCAGGATTTTGCCGCCGTGGTCAACCGCTGCGCCCAGGTGTTGCCGGCCGCCGCCATTGGGGTAGATGTTTTGGCCGGCTTCCCGGGGGAAGATGACGCGGCCTTTGCCAACACCCTGGCCCTGCTGAAGGAGTTGCCGGTGAGCTACCTGCATGTTTTTCCCTATTCACCGCGCCCGGGCACGCCGGCGGCCAAGCTGCCGGACCAGGTGCCGGAGAAGGTGAAACAGCGCCGGGCGGCCCGCCTGCGGAACCTGGATCGGCAAAAGCGGGAGGCCTTTTACCGCCGCCATCTGGACACTGTCCGGCCGGTGCTGGTGGAGGGCGGCGACCAGGATGCCGCTAAGGCGCTGCGCGGCTTTACCGATAACTACATTCCGGTGCAACTGCCCGACGGGGCGGCAAGGGGCAACCAGGTCATCCGGGTGCGCCTGAGCGGCCTGGCGGAGGAGGCGGTGCAGGCTGTGCCGGTGGTCGGCGATGATGGCGGGGGTGATGAGCATAACGGCAAAGGGGCGGGAGGTTCCTGA
- a CDS encoding 4Fe-4S dicluster domain-containing protein, with protein MGLNRRTFLKVVAAAGAAGVAGSSGLLLREDARRRQAAAAERHLSPLPEITETGLVRPPGALPDRQFRSNCSGCGACLNVCHTMGYDAIAMAGPRHGLQGATPYIKDMRDFPCTLCMECPSQCPTGALQPVEKPEVKMGIALIDLKLCFGWNGDVCLSCSKACPLGASVFDFYYGAWGNQPYINEKCVGCGLCVKYCPLGGSAVKVVTTEVYAGLKDEYLAEVEQTLHVSGEERYEMVYGHNLPEIMARGRLVEREYR; from the coding sequence ATGGGTCTTAACAGGCGAACTTTTTTGAAGGTGGTGGCGGCCGCCGGGGCGGCCGGGGTGGCCGGGAGCAGCGGGCTGTTGCTGCGGGAAGATGCCAGGCGGCGGCAAGCGGCGGCGGCCGAGCGGCACCTTAGCCCCCTTCCGGAGATTACCGAAACCGGCCTGGTGCGGCCACCCGGCGCCCTGCCGGATCGGCAGTTTCGCAGTAACTGCAGCGGCTGTGGCGCTTGCCTCAATGTCTGCCACACCATGGGCTACGACGCCATTGCCATGGCCGGACCACGCCACGGCCTCCAGGGCGCAACCCCTTATATCAAAGATATGCGGGATTTTCCCTGCACCCTGTGCATGGAATGCCCGAGTCAATGCCCCACCGGGGCCTTGCAGCCGGTGGAAAAGCCTGAAGTAAAGATGGGAATCGCCCTGATCGACCTCAAGCTCTGCTTCGGCTGGAACGGTGATGTCTGCCTTTCCTGCAGCAAGGCCTGCCCCCTGGGCGCCTCGGTGTTTGATTTCTACTACGGGGCCTGGGGTAACCAGCCCTACATCAACGAGAAATGCGTGGGTTGCGGGCTGTGTGTAAAATACTGCCCCCTGGGCGGCTCGGCGGTGAAGGTGGTGACCACGGAGGTTTATGCCGGTCTCAAGGATGAGTACCTTGCGGAGGTGGAGCAAACGCTGCACGTCTCCGGCGAGGAGCGCTACGAAATGGTTTACGGCCATAATCTGCCGGAGATAATGGCCCGGGGAAGGTTGGTGGAACGTGAATACCGCTAA
- the mnmA gene encoding tRNA 2-thiouridine(34) synthase MnmA: protein MSADKTSLYQKRVAVAMSGGVDSSVTAALMLQAGAEVEGVFMRLAQPGIEDHQRRVEGVAAHLGIPLTVLDLAEPFGQKVLQPFVAAYLAGLTPNPCVFCNRQIKFGLLLEAMLSRGVDFLATGHYVRLTPALPLDRLLCRGLDPRKDQSYFLCRLKREVLPRILFPLGEKRKTEVYELAASLGLSGRHGPESQDVCFLGEQTVADFLAAYAGQEAPAEGPAGGLIVTTDGREVGRHRGVFRYTIGQRRGLGIPDDTPYYVVALDAQSNRVVVGKPEDLLRRQIRLGALNWLIDPPRLPARFSVQLRHRHRPAPALLTPAADGTFTLDFDQPQRAPAPGQYAAFYQEDQLLGGGEILS from the coding sequence ATGTCGGCGGATAAAACTTCCTTATACCAGAAACGTGTCGCTGTTGCCATGAGCGGTGGGGTGGACAGCTCGGTTACCGCCGCCCTGATGTTGCAGGCCGGGGCCGAGGTGGAAGGGGTCTTCATGCGCCTGGCGCAGCCGGGAATCGAGGATCATCAGCGGCGGGTCGAGGGGGTGGCGGCCCATCTGGGTATTCCCCTGACCGTGCTGGATCTGGCCGAGCCCTTCGGGCAAAAGGTTTTGCAGCCCTTTGTCGCGGCCTATCTGGCCGGGCTGACCCCCAACCCCTGCGTGTTCTGCAACCGGCAGATCAAGTTTGGCCTGCTGCTGGAGGCCATGCTCTCCCGCGGGGTCGATTTCCTGGCCACCGGCCATTATGTTCGCCTGACCCCGGCGCTGCCCCTTGACCGCTTACTGTGCCGGGGGCTTGATCCCCGCAAGGACCAGTCTTACTTTCTCTGTCGGCTGAAAAGGGAGGTGCTGCCCCGCATTCTCTTCCCGCTGGGGGAGAAACGCAAGACCGAGGTTTATGAACTCGCCGCCTCTTTGGGCCTGAGCGGCCGCCACGGCCCGGAAAGCCAGGATGTCTGTTTCCTGGGTGAGCAGACGGTGGCCGATTTCCTGGCCGCTTACGCTGGGCAAGAGGCGCCGGCCGAGGGTCCCGCCGGGGGTCTCATTGTCACCACCGACGGCCGGGAGGTGGGGCGACATCGCGGGGTGTTTCGCTATACCATCGGCCAGCGTCGGGGCCTGGGCATTCCCGACGACACCCCCTACTACGTGGTGGCCCTGGACGCGCAAAGCAACCGGGTGGTGGTGGGCAAGCCCGAAGACCTGTTGCGTCGGCAGATTCGCCTGGGCGCGCTGAACTGGCTCATCGACCCGCCCCGGTTGCCCGCCCGCTTCAGCGTTCAGTTAAGGCACCGCCACCGCCCGGCCCCGGCCCTGCTGACCCCCGCCGCCGACGGCACCTTCACCCTTGATTTCGACCAACCTCAACGGGCTCCGGCCCCCGGTCAGTACGCCGCCTTCTACCAGGAAGACCAACTCCTGGGCGGCGGTGAGATCCTTTCTTAG
- the recA gene encoding recombinase RecA, which yields MANVAADDKGNKSKTLDSAIFQIQKQFGKGSIMRLGADERVAVPAISTGILSLDIATGIGGIPRGRIIEVYGPESSGKTTLALQIIASAQRQGGAVAFIDAEHALDVTYAERLGVNADDLLISQPDYGEQALEIAEILIRSGAVDVIVVDSVAALTPKAEIDGNIGDTHVGLQARLMSQTMRKLAAILQRTNTAIIFINQIRMKIGVMFGNPETTTGGNALKFYSSMRIDIRRMTAIKDGEEVIGNRVKAKLVKNKVAPPFKVAEFDIIFGEGSSREGDLLDLAVGQNIIDKSGAWYSYNGERIGQGRENSKQYLREHPELADEIERKVRLGFGLPMPGESREMPAEEAPGQEGATAKTGKAAKSE from the coding sequence ATGGCTAACGTGGCAGCGGACGACAAGGGCAACAAAAGCAAAACCCTGGACAGCGCCATTTTTCAGATTCAGAAGCAATTCGGCAAAGGCTCCATCATGCGGTTGGGAGCCGACGAGCGGGTGGCGGTGCCGGCCATCTCCACCGGCATTTTGAGCCTGGATATCGCCACCGGCATCGGCGGTATCCCCCGTGGCCGGATCATCGAGGTATATGGGCCGGAATCCTCGGGCAAGACCACCCTGGCCCTGCAGATCATCGCCTCGGCCCAGCGGCAGGGAGGCGCGGTGGCCTTTATCGACGCCGAACACGCCCTGGACGTCACCTATGCCGAGCGGCTGGGGGTCAATGCCGACGACCTGCTGATCAGCCAGCCCGATTATGGCGAGCAGGCCCTGGAGATCGCCGAGATCCTGATCCGCAGCGGGGCGGTGGATGTCATCGTGGTGGACTCGGTGGCGGCCCTCACCCCCAAGGCGGAGATCGACGGCAACATCGGGGATACCCATGTGGGCCTGCAGGCCCGGCTGATGTCCCAGACCATGCGCAAACTGGCGGCGATTCTGCAGCGGACCAACACCGCCATTATCTTCATCAACCAGATCCGGATGAAGATCGGGGTGATGTTCGGCAACCCCGAGACCACCACCGGCGGCAACGCCTTGAAGTTTTACAGCTCCATGCGCATCGATATCCGCCGCATGACGGCGATCAAGGATGGGGAAGAGGTGATCGGCAACCGGGTCAAGGCCAAGCTGGTGAAAAACAAGGTGGCTCCCCCCTTCAAGGTGGCCGAATTCGACATCATCTTCGGCGAGGGTTCCTCCCGGGAAGGCGATCTGCTGGATCTGGCGGTGGGGCAGAACATCATCGACAAGAGCGGCGCCTGGTATTCCTATAACGGCGAGCGCATCGGCCAGGGCCGGGAGAACTCCAAGCAGTACCTGCGGGAACACCCCGAGCTGGCCGATGAAATCGAGCGCAAGGTACGCTTGGGCTTCGGCCTGCCCATGCCCGGCGAGTCCCGCGAAATGCCGGCGGAAGAGGCTCCCGGCCAGGAAGGAGCCACCGCCAAAACCGGCAAAGCGGCCAAAAGCGAGTAA
- a CDS encoding CinA family nicotinamide mononucleotide deamidase-related protein — protein sequence MRGEIIAIGDELTTGRILNSTSCFAAARLFAAGYKVPVLTTISDDLELISENLLQALARSDFVIVTGGLGTTSDDLTNEAVSAALARPATLYPEILRKIQAHSEHLSPRARASLEKLAWLPDGAHALHSEAKSAGYFLVHQGKPVFFLPGVPHEMRELMVEAVLPRLAVWDGKPTRRVRQRVYRVSGPGEAEINQCLADLEARDERAKIGYYPVSPEVQVSLTISAASGAEADALLADFDGEIRRRLGQDIYGLEEESLEEVVGELCRQRNLRLAVAESCSGGLIAAAVTRVPGSSAYFLGGVVAYSNLLKEKLLGVAGETLAAHGAVSAEVATEMAAGVRRASGADIALSATGIAGPDGGSEEKPVGTVYIGLAAAGGVRAELFTFNGKRGQIQEATAHRALDLLRRYLLSTQDSRPTGEKHG from the coding sequence ATGCGGGGGGAAATAATTGCCATCGGCGACGAGCTTACCACCGGCCGGATTCTCAACTCCACCAGTTGCTTTGCCGCTGCCCGGCTGTTTGCCGCCGGCTATAAGGTACCGGTACTGACCACCATCAGCGACGACCTGGAGTTGATCAGTGAAAACTTGCTCCAGGCCCTGGCCCGGTCTGATTTTGTCATTGTCACCGGCGGCTTGGGCACCACCAGCGATGATTTGACCAACGAGGCGGTCTCCGCCGCCCTGGCTCGGCCGGCGACCCTGTATCCGGAAATTTTGCGCAAAATCCAGGCCCATAGCGAACATCTCTCCCCCCGGGCCCGGGCCTCGCTGGAAAAGCTGGCCTGGCTGCCCGACGGGGCCCATGCCCTGCACAGCGAGGCCAAAAGTGCGGGCTATTTTCTGGTCCACCAGGGCAAACCGGTCTTTTTCCTCCCCGGGGTGCCCCACGAGATGCGGGAGCTGATGGTGGAGGCGGTGCTGCCCCGGCTGGCGGTCTGGGACGGCAAGCCCACCCGCCGGGTGCGGCAGCGGGTTTACCGGGTAAGCGGCCCCGGCGAGGCGGAAATCAACCAGTGCCTGGCCGACCTGGAAGCCCGTGACGAGCGGGCCAAAATCGGCTATTATCCGGTCTCGCCCGAGGTCCAGGTAAGCCTGACCATTTCGGCCGCCAGCGGCGCCGAAGCCGATGCCCTGCTGGCCGACTTCGATGGCGAAATCAGGCGGCGGTTGGGGCAGGATATTTACGGCCTGGAGGAAGAGAGCCTGGAAGAAGTGGTGGGGGAACTCTGCCGGCAGCGTAACTTGCGCCTGGCGGTGGCCGAATCCTGCTCCGGTGGCCTTATCGCCGCCGCCGTTACCCGGGTGCCGGGCTCATCGGCCTACTTCCTGGGCGGGGTGGTGGCTTACAGCAATTTATTGAAGGAAAAGCTGTTGGGGGTGGCCGGCGAGACCCTGGCCGCCCACGGCGCGGTAAGCGCCGAGGTGGCAACCGAGATGGCCGCCGGTGTCCGCCGGGCCAGCGGTGCCGACATCGCTTTGTCCGCCACCGGCATTGCCGGTCCTGACGGTGGCAGCGAGGAAAAACCGGTGGGTACCGTCTACATCGGCCTGGCCGCCGCCGGCGGGGTCCGGGCCGAACTTTTTACCTTCAACGGCAAACGCGGCCAGATCCAGGAAGCCACCGCCCACCGGGCGCTGGACCTGCTGCGCCGCTACCTTTTATCGACCCAAGACAGCAGACCAACAGGAGAAAAACATGGCTAA
- a CDS encoding choice-of-anchor V domain-containing protein produces the protein MMLKKMFFPCTLVAMVAMGVALQAPPPAHGFANSAPSFQCMSCHPGPMQPEMVKLRNLPENYRPGQTYTFTLELDSALESLGEQQGGFAIQASAGELVAKDQAHTQLIDGILTHTLEGSHRRSWSFSWQAPGEATAWWQFWQRPEPGPDVSITVMAVAANGDYSAIGDEIGAAGFTLRSNR, from the coding sequence ATGATGCTTAAAAAAATGTTTTTCCCCTGCACCCTGGTGGCCATGGTGGCCATGGGGGTGGCCCTGCAGGCCCCGCCGCCGGCCCACGGCTTTGCCAACAGCGCCCCCAGTTTTCAGTGTATGAGTTGTCATCCCGGGCCCATGCAGCCCGAGATGGTCAAACTCCGCAACCTGCCTGAGAATTACCGCCCCGGCCAGACTTACACCTTTACCCTTGAACTTGACAGCGCCCTTGAAAGCCTGGGGGAACAGCAAGGCGGTTTCGCGATCCAGGCCTCCGCCGGTGAACTGGTGGCCAAAGACCAGGCCCACACCCAGCTCATTGATGGCATTCTGACCCATACCCTGGAAGGTTCCCATCGCCGCTCCTGGTCTTTTTCCTGGCAGGCTCCGGGGGAAGCTACTGCCTGGTGGCAGTTCTGGCAGCGGCCCGAACCCGGCCCCGATGTCAGCATCACGGTGATGGCGGTGGCCGCCAACGGTGATTATTCCGCCATCGGCGACGAGATCGGCGCAGCCGGTTTCACTTTAAGGTCCAACCGCTAA